Genomic segment of Rattus norvegicus strain BN/NHsdMcwi chromosome 7, GRCr8, whole genome shotgun sequence:
TGGCGGGGTTCCTTTCTCCAGGGCTGTTAATTCCATTCACTGTTCAGCCAGCCAAAGACAGGAGTGAGGCCCAGCAGCTGGgcccaggcctgcagagtcaacAGCCTCGGCCAGGTTAGCCCCCATTTGTCCCCTGGGCTGCAGCAACAGGCACAGCCAGGCTTCCTGCCAGAGGCTGTCCCAGCGCAGCTGCACTTGCCCCTCCAGCTCCCTTCCTGGCTGAAGAAGCCTCAGGAGTTCCTGGAGCCCTGTGCTAGTCTGCCCAGCCTACACACAGGGTACTCGCACCCTGTGATTCCTTTCCTCCTGGGATTAACTTCTGGGTTCCTGCTCTTTAAGAGACACATGCTGCCTCAGAGTCCCCAGCTGCTCCCCAGACAGTACCACCTACACGGAAGGAACTGTTGTCCACCTAGGTTCCAGGTGGGCAAGGGCCTGGCATCATCTACTCTGCACCCAAGAAGGACGATGTAACCAGGAGGCAGCCCCTCCAGCAGGCACTTCAGTGTGCTCAGTGGGGCTGTTAGAGAAGCCTGCAGCAAGCATCTTCCATTAACATTACGGCCGTGAAATATGACAATAAAATGATAGCCGTATGGTCGCAAATTTGCAGCCCGCCGAGCTGCGTGGGGTTTATCGTCACTCAAACGCGCAGAGAGCTGTAAAATGTTTACAGAAAGGGTCGTTTGCAGCCATAaaatcctcttttctctcctaaaCAAGGCTGAGTGGGGCCATTTACCAGGCCCCAAACGCTCATTGGGGAGAGGAACATCTGTTCTCTCCAGGAGTGTGCGGTGATCTTCCAGAACAAATTAACAGAAATGGGTGCTTTCTAATTAAATCAGCCCTCGCTGGGGTGGTCTTCAAGGCGGCCACTGCTGTGCTTGCTCCTCAGTGGCCTGCCCTGGGCACCCGGTACACTAGTTCCCAGGCCCTACCCAGAGATGCCATTCTGAGTGTACATTTAAAAAGACCCAGGAGGGGCCAGACTGCTCACCTGAGTCCTTCGGGCGGGGGCTCCTGGGGGCCTGGGGCCCAGTCTGGCCTCCTGGGCTTGGAGAGGAATGCAGGGAGATAAAGGATGGTAGCTTGCAGAGGCTGCCAGAGCCTGTTCCTGAGCCTGCCCCGCCTGTCCCAGAGACAGCTTCTTCCTGATCCAAGGAAGGGGTGGAGGAACcagtggagggagaagaggaaggagaggaggcagcAGTGGCCTTTGAAGACAGGGTAGAGGTGGAGGCTAATACccttggggaggggggaggggaggctggggcCTCCGTTCTGGAAGCCAGACCACTGGACATCTGTCTGGCAGGGCGCGGAGTAGTAGTGGGCTTCCTGCgggaaagggggaacaaaagtgaGGGTGAGCAATGTTGGAGAGAGAGGGTGCTTGCCAATTATTTACATGATACCGATCCTATAATAGGGCTCCCAGTCCCTGACTGCCCTACCTAACCCTAGAGGCCACTGGGCATGTCTATACAGATCTAAGGCTGGCCTACAGTCCAAGGACATGCTGGTTTCAGAGACTTTCACCTGAGGCAGATGGGGCTAAAGCCTGTGAAATTCCAGCTCTATTTCTCATCTTCTAGAGCCCAGGGTTCATCTGTAGGGAATCCCTAGAATCCATAGGCTATGGGCACAACTCTGATAGCCCTGTCCTTCAGGGGCTCATGCCCTTTCTTGTAGAGTGGGTCTCAGAAAGCCTCCATGCATGGGGGTGTTTGTGAGTCTGCACACTCAGGGATCCAGAATGTAGGTATCTTAAGGCTCTTGCCTCCAACTGAGATTCCCTTTTGGATCTAAAGCCCACAGTGTTGGAGGAAGACTTTACCAGAGGGTCCTAAATGTCCTTAGAGCAGGAATGGGCCACCTCCAGCTCACATAAACTCACATATGCAGCACCCACTGATATGTCACCTGAGTGCATGGCCGGCTGAGGCCTTGCTTCTGGGGGTTCCATCACTGGGCCCTGGGATAGGAGGTGCAGCTGTCCGCCGGCCATGTCGCTTCTGGTTACGATGAAGCAGCTGGCACTGGGTGCCACGGGGACAAACACCCCTGCGGGCAAAGTCAGGACACAGCAGTGTGTGCTTCTTCTTACACTAGGGGAAGAATTAACAGTTGATAGGACTGTGGATACGAGGCTACACACGGAGAGGAGGGCCAAATACAGCCCAGTGAGAGCCCACTGACCCTGTAAGCTGCCCACCAAGTCTCAGATCTAAAGGCGGCTTGCTGGAATGATGAGGCCACCAGGCTAGAGCTGTTCCACCTGGACACGCACTGAGGGCAGGGCCAGGGCCAGCACCTGCCTGGGGATTCCCAGAGTCTGAGGCCAGGCTACTGCTGGGGCTTTGCCTGTCTGCTCTGTCTGCTTGTCTCCACTCCAGTGGGTGTGTTTAGGGCAGAGGAAGGTGGGCGGGGCTTGAGGCCTCAGGGGACCTCATGGGATAGGGTTTGGGCTAGGAGCCCAGGCTAGCAGGGAAAGCAGGTCGGCTGAGGCCGGGCATCACTGGGTTAGGGCTGGGCCAGGCACTCGATCCATGGCACCTGTCATGGGGCTAATTATACCAGtgtagaggggagggggagggccaTGCCAGGCAGCAGGTGTCCCAGGCCAAGGCTTAGACTCAGTTCTGTCTACCAGACCATATCAGGGCCTCCAGAAGCCTCTGCCCAGGGTATAgtggcaaggccagccaggggGAGACTCAGGGATGTTGACTGGAGCTCAGTGCACCTAAGCTCTACTCTGTAGCCCTCCTGCTACAAATCCAAAGCCTCTGCAAAGGAGGGGTTCCCTCTCCTCATAGTTCAGATAGGCACAACTTGGCAGAGAGAGCCAAGTCTAATTAATTGTGGGCATCCAAATTATACCTTCCATTGAACCAGGAAACAAGAAGCCACAGGTCAAACTGAAACACCCCCACTGGACTCATGGGATTTGCCAAGAATTAAAATCCAAAATCTGACATGATACCGGCGCAGCCCAAGTCATGGCTACAGAATGGAAGGCCAGCAGGAAGTAGGTCTCACAGTCTTAGAGCCACATCCTCACGGGTCTTATGACCTCCCTATTGGAATGTATCACATGAGGGAAGGGGTGTCCCTACCCTGCTTTCAATAAGTAGGACAAAGCCTGGCAGAGTGCCTCACACAGAGTGGTATATACACTTCTCCACAGGTGTCCGGCTGCAGTGAGAGGAACTGGACAGAGCATGCACCCTAGAATGATTTACTCCTGTCATGTGGGTACCCCACCTGCTCCACAAGCAGGCACAGGCAAGGTTCCTCCCTCACAGACTCACTTATTCATTCTTAAAGGACGTGAGCTCCTATGCACCAGGCCCAGCCGGCAACCTGGGCCTTAAAACTAAGGGCAGCTTGAcaggcagagggaatggaggCCGGGACGGCCAGACTTGCTACCAGCACGAATGTGAGCATGTGGCCACGTGAGCCATCGTGGGTGTGTCCGATGTAAACAGTCACATTAGAGTGGTGCCAAGTGCCCCACAGACATGCTTTGTCAAAGCTATAACAGACCACCAGAGCTTGGCTCCGAGGCAGGCTGGGCCCTACCGCTCTGTACTACGACCCACAAGCACCTAAAATGGATGTCAGCAGAAATGCACTGCAGAGGTCAAACATGATTGACCTTACAGTATGTACAATATGGAATTATATTTTCCATTGATTACATGTTAATCTTTGATAGATTGAATGAAAAATAACTTAgtttctcc
This window contains:
- the Zc3h3 gene encoding zinc finger CCCH domain-containing protein 3 isoform X3 produces the protein MYYNRFGRCNRGECCPYIHDPEKVAVCTRFVRGTCKKTDGSCPFSHHVSKEKMPVCSYFLKGICSNSNCPYSHVYVSRKAEVCGDFLKGYCPLGAKCKKKHTLLCPDFARRGVCPRGTQCQLLHRNQKRHGRRTAAPPIPGPSDGTPRSKASAGHALRKPTTTPRPARQMSSGLASRTEAPASPPPSPRVLASTSTLSSKATAASSPSSSPSTGSSTPSLDQEEAVSGTGGAGSGTGSGSLCKLPSFISLHSSPSPGGQTGPQAPRSPRPKDSGKPLHIKPRL